In a genomic window of Arthrobacter woluwensis:
- a CDS encoding LysR family transcriptional regulator, with protein MLEIRRLRLLRELSIRGTLAGVADALAYSPSSVSQQLALLEKEVGVELMRKSGRGVLLTPQAQLLAEHTGELLDAFERAEAAVAASQDEIRGTVRMAVFQSAMLALLPATLQAVAEQHPALRIEMVQYEPETALHETWAHGFDLVVAEQYPHHAAPHLPGLDRKPLVEDAIRLAVPPENTLQQLTDAADLPWVMEPRGAATRHWAEQACRLAGFEPDVRYETADLQAHISLVESGHAVALLPDLIWVGRSKSSVRLVDLPSAPLRTVFTSARLASVGHPAITAVRDALEETARRLDPARA; from the coding sequence ATGCTGGAGATCCGCAGGCTCCGACTGCTCCGCGAACTGAGCATCCGCGGGACGCTCGCCGGGGTGGCCGACGCCCTCGCGTACAGCCCTTCCTCGGTGTCCCAGCAGCTCGCCCTCCTGGAGAAGGAAGTGGGCGTGGAACTCATGCGGAAGTCCGGCCGCGGGGTGCTGCTGACCCCGCAGGCTCAGCTTCTGGCCGAGCACACGGGCGAGCTGCTGGACGCCTTCGAACGGGCCGAGGCCGCCGTGGCCGCGAGCCAGGACGAGATCCGAGGAACCGTGCGGATGGCCGTCTTCCAGAGCGCGATGCTTGCCCTCCTCCCGGCGACGCTCCAGGCCGTGGCCGAACAGCATCCGGCGCTGCGGATCGAAATGGTCCAGTACGAACCGGAGACGGCCCTGCACGAGACCTGGGCGCATGGCTTCGATCTGGTGGTCGCGGAACAGTATCCGCACCATGCCGCACCCCATCTGCCCGGCCTGGACCGCAAGCCCCTCGTGGAGGACGCGATCCGGCTCGCGGTGCCGCCGGAGAACACCTTGCAGCAGCTCACGGACGCCGCGGACCTGCCGTGGGTCATGGAACCCCGGGGCGCCGCGACCCGGCACTGGGCGGAGCAGGCCTGCCGGCTCGCAGGGTTCGAACCCGACGTCCGGTACGAGACCGCCGACCTCCAGGCGCACATCAGCCTGGTGGAGTCCGGGCACGCGGTGGCGCTTCTCCCCGACCTGATCTGGGTGGGCCGGAGCAAATCCTCCGTGCGGCTGGTCGATCTGCCCAGCGCTCCCCTGCGCACCGTGTTCACGTCGGCCCGGCTCGCCAGCGTGGGCCACCCGGCCATCACCGCCGTGCGCGACGCCCTCGAGGAGACCGCCCGGAGGCTGGACCCCGCGAGGGCGTGA
- a CDS encoding FAD-dependent oxidoreductase, with protein MSELRVDVAVVGAGPAGLAAAVAAAEAGAVVAVVDAANQPGGQFWRHRPEVGDADPDGRGHHDWDVFLDLRRRFRAGIAAGRVQHLPGLQVWMAAQNDGADFTLRTTRTVVGGEGAGPTVHAPRLVLCPGGYDRQLPVPGWDLPGVMAAGGVQAFLKANGALPGRRFVVAGTGPFLLPVAANIAEAGGEVLAVLESSSLSNWLPQWKAAASVPGKALEGAEYAGVFTRHRIPYKTRSIVTAVEGEDRVRSVAWAKADADGRALPGTGGVYEDVDVVGFGWGFTPQMELPLSLGAETRVDADGSLVAVVDERQESSVPGLFLAGEVTGVGGAVLAVLEGQAAGTAAADPAAVVLPAKDAARRDRHRRFAQAMHQAHPVPAAWQDWLTPETLVCRCEEVPVSAVTEARDALGAEDSRSLKSFARVGMGWCQGRVCGFAASCLGAGPGEPAVEASIASAAKRPLAVPVPISELASLDVLDD; from the coding sequence ATGAGCGAGCTGCGAGTGGACGTCGCCGTCGTAGGCGCGGGCCCGGCCGGCCTGGCCGCCGCCGTCGCGGCAGCGGAGGCGGGTGCCGTGGTCGCCGTCGTCGACGCCGCGAACCAGCCGGGCGGACAGTTCTGGCGCCATCGCCCCGAAGTGGGCGACGCGGATCCCGACGGGCGCGGCCACCACGACTGGGACGTGTTCCTGGATCTGCGCCGCCGCTTCCGCGCGGGCATCGCGGCCGGACGGGTGCAGCACCTTCCCGGGCTGCAGGTCTGGATGGCGGCACAGAACGACGGCGCCGACTTCACCCTCCGCACCACGCGCACCGTCGTGGGCGGCGAGGGCGCAGGCCCCACCGTGCATGCCCCGCGCCTCGTGCTGTGCCCGGGCGGGTACGACCGGCAGCTTCCCGTGCCCGGCTGGGACCTCCCCGGCGTCATGGCGGCCGGCGGTGTCCAGGCCTTCCTCAAGGCCAACGGCGCGCTTCCGGGACGTCGGTTCGTGGTGGCGGGGACCGGGCCATTCCTGCTGCCCGTGGCCGCGAACATCGCCGAGGCCGGGGGAGAGGTGCTGGCGGTGCTGGAGTCCTCGTCCCTGTCGAATTGGCTCCCGCAGTGGAAAGCTGCGGCGTCAGTGCCCGGCAAGGCCCTGGAAGGTGCCGAGTATGCGGGCGTGTTCACCCGGCACCGCATCCCGTACAAGACCCGCAGCATCGTCACCGCGGTCGAAGGTGAGGACCGGGTGCGGTCGGTGGCCTGGGCGAAGGCCGACGCCGACGGCCGCGCGCTCCCCGGCACCGGCGGCGTCTACGAGGACGTCGACGTGGTCGGGTTCGGCTGGGGCTTCACGCCGCAGATGGAACTGCCGCTCTCCCTGGGAGCCGAGACCCGCGTCGACGCCGACGGTTCCCTCGTGGCCGTGGTCGACGAGCGGCAGGAGTCCTCCGTGCCGGGCCTGTTCCTGGCGGGTGAGGTGACCGGCGTCGGCGGCGCCGTGCTCGCCGTGCTGGAAGGCCAGGCCGCGGGGACTGCGGCCGCCGACCCCGCCGCCGTCGTCCTGCCCGCGAAGGACGCCGCCCGCCGCGACCGGCACCGCCGCTTCGCCCAGGCCATGCACCAGGCACATCCCGTGCCCGCGGCCTGGCAGGACTGGCTGACCCCGGAGACTTTGGTGTGCCGCTGCGAGGAGGTGCCGGTGTCCGCGGTCACCGAGGCGCGGGACGCCCTCGGCGCCGAGGACTCCCGCAGCCTGAAATCCTTCGCCCGGGTCGGCATGGGCTGGTGCCAGGGGAGAGTGTGCGGTTTCGCGGCGTCCTGCCTCGGCGCCGGACCCGGCGAACCCGCAGTCGAGGCGTCGATCGCCTCAGCGGCGAAGCGGCCTCTGGCCGTGCCCGTGCCGATCTCCGAACTCGCCTCCCTCGACGTGCTCGACGACTGA
- a CDS encoding slipin family protein encodes MDPVALIVLGVVIVLLIILAKASIRIVRQYEQGVLFRLGRVVGVRMPGFRLIIPVVDHLPLVSLRIVTMPIQSQGIITQDNVSVDVSAVAYYRVVDAVKSVVAIENVAAAINQIAQTTLRRVVGRHTLDQTLSETERINDDIRQILDVLTTDWGVEVTLVELKDIQLPDAMKRAMARQAEAEREKRAKIIAAEGEAISAAALGDASDTMMAHPLALQLRNLQSLVEIGVDKNTTVVFPAPLMSTIGELSAFLAREGQAASSTPANPGKVA; translated from the coding sequence ATGGACCCCGTTGCTCTCATCGTCCTGGGCGTCGTCATCGTGCTGCTGATCATCCTGGCGAAGGCGTCCATTCGCATCGTCCGGCAGTACGAACAGGGCGTTCTGTTCCGGCTCGGACGGGTGGTCGGGGTGCGCATGCCCGGCTTCCGTCTCATCATCCCGGTAGTGGATCATCTGCCGCTGGTGAGCCTGCGGATCGTGACCATGCCGATCCAGTCCCAGGGCATCATCACCCAGGACAACGTCAGCGTGGATGTCTCCGCGGTGGCCTATTACCGCGTGGTGGATGCGGTGAAATCCGTGGTGGCGATCGAGAACGTCGCGGCCGCCATCAATCAGATCGCCCAGACCACGCTGCGGCGCGTGGTGGGGCGGCACACTCTCGACCAGACCCTCTCCGAGACGGAAAGGATCAATGACGACATCCGTCAGATCCTCGACGTCCTCACCACCGATTGGGGCGTGGAAGTGACCCTGGTGGAGCTGAAGGACATCCAGCTTCCGGACGCCATGAAACGCGCCATGGCCCGCCAAGCCGAGGCCGAGCGGGAGAAGAGAGCCAAGATCATCGCGGCCGAAGGCGAGGCCATCTCGGCCGCTGCCTTGGGCGACGCCTCAGACACCATGATGGCCCACCCTCTCGCGCTGCAGCTCCGCAATCTGCAGAGCCTGGTGGAGATCGGCGTGGACAAGAACACCACGGTCGTCTTCCCGGCGCCGCTCATGAGCACGATCGGGGAACTCTCCGCGTTCCTGGCCCGGGAAGGTCAGGCCGCCTCCTCCACGCCGGCGAACCCGGGCAAGGTGGCCTGA
- a CDS encoding MarR family winged helix-turn-helix transcriptional regulator, with protein sequence MALELIDKHWNDDGDGNDPGDTLKLLREFTVAAERARESMRRELGVNATDLAALEYLLIESDAWGVTATVLGKQLGLSSASTTILVSRLERAAYLRREPAPLDRRANLLFPTERAQSLLRSIVEHQTDALAAVVRSFDREDLDVVEEFLGASIAALRNPLPPRG encoded by the coding sequence ATGGCACTCGAACTGATCGACAAGCACTGGAATGACGACGGCGACGGCAACGACCCGGGCGACACCCTCAAGCTCCTCCGCGAGTTCACCGTGGCGGCCGAGCGGGCCCGCGAAAGCATGCGCCGCGAACTCGGAGTGAACGCCACCGACCTCGCGGCCCTGGAGTACCTCCTCATCGAGAGCGACGCGTGGGGTGTCACGGCGACCGTGCTCGGCAAGCAGCTCGGGCTGTCTTCGGCGTCCACCACCATCCTCGTGTCCCGTCTCGAGCGGGCCGCCTATCTGCGGCGGGAACCCGCGCCTCTGGACCGCCGCGCCAACCTGCTCTTCCCGACGGAGCGGGCGCAATCGCTGCTGCGCTCGATCGTCGAACATCAGACCGACGCGCTCGCCGCCGTCGTGCGCTCGTTCGACCGGGAGGACCTGGACGTGGTCGAGGAGTTCCTCGGCGCGAGCATCGCCGCGCTCCGGAACCCGCTGCCGCCGCGCGGCTGA
- a CDS encoding aldehyde dehydrogenase (NADP(+)), whose protein sequence is MSASHAPITTTEATSEAELECLLAGVQAAAAPLAAIRPAERAVLLEAVADGLDAAAGELIPVAQAETRLAEGRLTGELKRTTFQLRLFAQELRDGGYLDARIDHADPEWPMGAPRPDLRRVKQALGPVLVFSASNFPFAFSVAGGDTASALAAGCPVLVKAHSGHPELSRLTANVVTASLASAGAPEGVFGLLFGTQAGATALKDPRIAAGAFTGSIPGGRALFDIASSRPTPIPFYGELGSNNPVFVTEAAAAERAEGIVEGFIGSFTMGSGQFCTKPGTLFVPADSTLVGRLRDAVLPDAAPLLNDRIQAGYTEVVQELEGHSKLSILAQGPDPLSDPPSPTLLLTTAEDMLADPHALQAECFGPTAVVVTYTDEAQLVALAESFEGQLTATIQGTDACQVAELVEVLSRKAGRVLWNGWSTGVSVTYAQQHGGPYPATTASGSTSVGTAAIERFLRPVAYQGFPQHLLPEALRDENPLDVPQLIDGQRARG, encoded by the coding sequence ATGAGCGCCTCCCACGCCCCCATCACGACCACCGAAGCCACCAGCGAGGCTGAACTCGAGTGCCTGCTGGCCGGTGTCCAAGCTGCGGCCGCGCCCCTGGCCGCAATCCGGCCCGCCGAGCGGGCCGTGCTGCTGGAGGCCGTCGCCGACGGGCTCGACGCCGCAGCCGGGGAACTGATCCCCGTGGCCCAGGCCGAGACGCGTCTCGCCGAGGGCCGCCTGACCGGCGAGCTGAAGCGGACCACCTTCCAGCTCCGTCTCTTCGCTCAGGAACTGCGCGACGGCGGGTACCTGGACGCCCGGATCGACCATGCGGACCCGGAGTGGCCTATGGGCGCGCCCCGCCCCGATCTGCGCCGGGTCAAGCAGGCGCTGGGTCCGGTCCTGGTGTTCTCGGCCAGCAACTTCCCGTTCGCGTTCTCGGTAGCCGGTGGCGACACCGCCTCCGCGCTCGCGGCCGGCTGTCCGGTGCTCGTCAAGGCCCACTCCGGTCATCCCGAGCTGTCCCGGCTGACGGCCAACGTCGTGACCGCTTCGCTGGCCTCCGCCGGGGCGCCGGAGGGCGTCTTCGGGCTGCTGTTCGGCACGCAGGCCGGGGCCACAGCCCTCAAGGATCCCCGGATCGCGGCGGGTGCCTTCACCGGCTCCATCCCGGGCGGCCGGGCCCTGTTCGACATCGCCTCATCCCGGCCCACGCCCATCCCGTTCTACGGGGAGCTCGGCAGCAACAATCCGGTGTTCGTCACGGAAGCCGCGGCGGCGGAACGGGCCGAGGGCATCGTCGAGGGCTTCATCGGATCGTTCACGATGGGCAGCGGCCAGTTCTGCACCAAGCCGGGGACGCTGTTCGTCCCGGCGGATTCGACGCTCGTGGGCCGGCTCCGCGACGCCGTGCTGCCGGACGCGGCACCGCTCCTCAACGACCGGATCCAGGCGGGCTACACGGAGGTGGTCCAGGAACTGGAGGGCCACTCGAAGCTGAGCATCCTGGCGCAGGGGCCGGATCCCCTGTCCGATCCGCCGTCGCCCACGCTGCTGCTGACCACGGCGGAGGACATGCTGGCCGATCCGCACGCGCTGCAGGCGGAGTGCTTCGGGCCGACCGCCGTCGTCGTGACGTACACGGACGAAGCGCAGCTGGTGGCGCTCGCGGAGAGTTTCGAAGGGCAACTGACCGCGACCATCCAGGGCACGGACGCCTGCCAGGTGGCGGAGCTCGTGGAGGTGCTCTCCCGCAAGGCCGGCCGGGTCCTGTGGAACGGCTGGTCCACCGGGGTGTCCGTGACCTACGCGCAGCAGCACGGCGGCCCGTACCCGGCCACGACCGCCTCCGGGAGCACGTCCGTGGGGACCGCAGCGATCGAGCGCTTCCTGCGACCCGTGGCCTACCAAGGCTTCCCGCAGCACCTCCTGCCGGAAGCCCTGCGGGACGAGAACCCGCTGGACGTGCCCCAGCTGATCGACGGTCAGCGGGCGCGCGGCTGA
- a CDS encoding bifunctional proline dehydrogenase/L-glutamate gamma-semialdehyde dehydrogenase produces MTTPARVELPSVRPQDLATEAIALVRRWLEEGSRIPVDASAAQLAGVLKDPNGLAFTVGFVDGVVRPEDLSVAARNLKALAPKVPAFLPWYMKSAVALGGSLAPVLPGVVIPVARRVLREMVGHLIVDATDAKLGASIQKIKKDGIHLNVNLLGEAILGQNEASRRLEGTRKLLARPDVDYVSIKVSSTVAPHNHWAFDEAVEHIIEKLAPLYRLAASSSPRKFINLDMEEYKDLDLTIAVFTQLLDRPEFKDLEAGIVLQAYLPDALSAMIRLQEWSAARTAQGGAPIKVRVVKGANLPMEQVDADLHGWPLATWGSKQDSDTSYKAVLDYALTPEHIANVRIGVAGHNLFDVALAHLLAEARGVKQGLEFEMLLGMATGQAEAVKRTVGSLLLYTPVVHPGEFDVAIAYLIRRLEEGASQENFMSAVFELDKNEGLFEREKNRFLASLEALTDTVPGPNRVQDRTAFDAAALAEEELSRAALGTGEAGFGGPTLSFDNTPDTDPDLPANRTWGRAILDRVPGTALGLATADSHVLNTAEELDAVIATAVARGAEWGSLTGAQRAEVLHRAGVRLEARRAELLEVMAAECGKTLDQGDPEVSEAIDFAHYYAELAKDLDHVDGATFVPSKLTVVTPPWNFPVAIPAGSTLASLAAGSAVVIKPAKQARRSGAVMVEALWEAFDEAGIDRSVLQYVQLADRELGTRLVSHPAVDRLILTGGYETAELFRSFRKDLPLLAETSGKNAIIVTPSADLDLAAKDVVQSAFGHAGQKCSAASLVVLVGSVATSRRFNQQLEDAARSLKVGYPVDPQTQMGPVIEPAQGKLLRGLTTLGEGEQWLLKPQKLDESGKLWSPGVRTGVKRGSEYHKTEYFGPILGVMTAATLEEAVAIVNEIDYGLTSGLHSLDPAELDYWLQNIQAGNLYVNRGITGAIVRRQPFGGWKKSAVGAGTKAGGPNYLVGLGSWKDAEVSAAGAPTAAARGLLAAARSAELGAEDLAWLEGALASDAVAWGSEFGAARDASGLTAERNVFRYHAVPATIRFEADASGRGLAELLRVAAAAATAWSGRTPEGTVVSTAEKLPAAVVQALSAAGMPAIVEDDAAWAARVGRLAAKNGPESSVRIRLIGAPVLPTAEAADGKPDVAIYANDVVAAGRVELLTFLKEQAVSITAHRFGTPNHLSDALI; encoded by the coding sequence ATGACCACCCCTGCTCGTGTCGAACTGCCGTCCGTGAGGCCACAGGACCTGGCCACGGAGGCCATCGCCCTGGTGCGCCGCTGGCTCGAGGAGGGCTCCCGGATCCCCGTGGACGCCTCCGCCGCTCAGCTGGCCGGCGTCCTCAAGGATCCCAACGGCCTGGCGTTCACCGTCGGGTTCGTGGACGGCGTCGTCCGCCCCGAGGACCTGAGCGTCGCCGCCCGCAACCTCAAGGCCCTCGCCCCCAAGGTTCCGGCCTTCCTCCCCTGGTACATGAAGTCCGCCGTCGCCCTGGGCGGCTCCCTCGCCCCGGTTCTGCCCGGCGTCGTCATCCCCGTGGCCCGCCGCGTGCTGCGCGAGATGGTCGGCCACCTGATCGTGGACGCGACGGACGCCAAGCTCGGCGCCTCGATCCAGAAGATCAAGAAGGACGGCATCCACCTCAACGTCAACCTCCTGGGCGAGGCGATCCTCGGCCAGAACGAGGCCTCCCGACGCCTCGAGGGCACCCGGAAGCTCCTGGCGCGCCCCGACGTCGACTACGTCTCCATCAAGGTCTCCTCCACGGTCGCCCCGCACAACCACTGGGCGTTCGATGAGGCCGTCGAGCACATCATCGAGAAGCTCGCGCCGCTGTACCGCCTGGCCGCGTCCTCCAGCCCCCGCAAGTTCATCAACCTGGACATGGAGGAGTACAAGGACCTGGACCTGACCATCGCGGTCTTCACCCAGCTCCTCGACCGCCCCGAGTTCAAGGACCTGGAAGCCGGCATCGTGCTTCAGGCGTACCTCCCGGACGCCCTGAGCGCCATGATCCGTCTCCAGGAGTGGTCGGCCGCCCGCACCGCCCAGGGCGGCGCCCCCATCAAGGTCCGCGTCGTGAAGGGCGCCAACCTGCCCATGGAGCAGGTCGACGCCGACTTGCACGGCTGGCCTCTGGCCACCTGGGGCAGCAAGCAGGACTCGGACACCTCCTACAAGGCCGTCCTCGACTACGCGCTGACCCCCGAGCACATCGCCAACGTCCGCATCGGCGTCGCCGGCCACAACCTCTTCGACGTGGCGCTCGCCCACCTGCTCGCCGAGGCACGCGGTGTGAAGCAGGGCCTCGAGTTCGAGATGCTGCTCGGCATGGCGACCGGCCAGGCCGAAGCCGTGAAGCGCACCGTCGGCTCGCTGCTGCTCTACACCCCCGTCGTGCACCCGGGCGAGTTCGACGTCGCCATCGCCTACCTGATCCGCCGCCTCGAAGAGGGTGCGAGCCAGGAGAACTTCATGTCCGCCGTCTTCGAGCTGGACAAGAACGAGGGCCTGTTCGAGCGCGAGAAGAACCGCTTCCTCGCCTCCCTGGAAGCACTCACGGACACCGTCCCCGGCCCGAACCGTGTGCAGGACCGCACCGCGTTCGACGCCGCGGCCCTGGCCGAGGAGGAGCTCTCCCGCGCCGCGCTCGGCACCGGCGAGGCCGGCTTCGGCGGCCCGACCCTCAGCTTCGACAACACTCCGGACACGGATCCGGACCTCCCGGCCAACCGCACCTGGGGCCGCGCCATCCTGGACCGCGTGCCCGGCACCGCCCTCGGCCTGGCGACCGCCGACTCCCACGTGCTGAACACCGCGGAAGAGCTCGACGCCGTGATCGCCACCGCCGTCGCGCGCGGCGCCGAGTGGGGCTCCCTCACCGGCGCCCAGCGTGCCGAGGTCCTGCACCGCGCCGGCGTGCGCCTGGAGGCCCGCCGCGCCGAGCTGCTCGAGGTCATGGCCGCCGAGTGCGGGAAGACCCTGGACCAGGGCGACCCCGAGGTCTCCGAGGCCATCGACTTCGCCCACTACTACGCCGAGCTCGCCAAGGACCTCGACCACGTGGACGGCGCCACCTTCGTGCCCTCCAAGCTGACCGTGGTCACCCCGCCGTGGAACTTCCCGGTCGCCATCCCGGCCGGCTCCACCCTCGCGTCGCTGGCCGCCGGCTCCGCCGTCGTCATCAAGCCCGCCAAGCAGGCCCGCCGCTCCGGCGCGGTCATGGTCGAGGCCCTCTGGGAGGCCTTCGACGAGGCCGGCATCGACCGCAGCGTGCTCCAGTACGTCCAGCTGGCCGACCGTGAGCTCGGCACCCGCCTGGTCTCCCACCCGGCCGTGGACCGCCTGATCCTGACCGGCGGCTACGAGACCGCCGAGCTGTTCCGCAGCTTCCGCAAGGACCTGCCGCTGCTGGCCGAGACGAGTGGCAAGAACGCCATCATCGTCACCCCGTCCGCAGACCTGGACCTCGCCGCGAAGGACGTCGTCCAGTCCGCGTTCGGCCACGCAGGCCAGAAGTGCTCCGCCGCCTCCCTGGTGGTCCTGGTGGGCTCCGTCGCCACGTCCCGCCGCTTCAACCAGCAGCTCGAGGACGCCGCGCGCTCCCTCAAGGTCGGCTACCCGGTGGACCCGCAGACCCAGATGGGCCCGGTCATCGAGCCGGCCCAGGGCAAGCTCCTGCGCGGCCTGACCACTCTCGGCGAGGGCGAGCAGTGGCTCCTCAAGCCGCAGAAGCTGGACGAGTCCGGCAAGCTGTGGAGCCCGGGCGTCCGCACCGGCGTCAAGCGCGGCAGCGAGTACCACAAGACCGAATACTTCGGCCCGATCCTCGGCGTCATGACCGCCGCCACCCTGGAGGAAGCCGTGGCGATCGTCAACGAGATCGACTACGGTCTGACCTCCGGCCTGCACTCCCTGGACCCGGCCGAGCTGGACTACTGGCTGCAGAACATCCAGGCCGGCAACCTGTACGTGAACCGCGGCATCACCGGTGCGATCGTGCGCCGTCAGCCGTTCGGCGGCTGGAAGAAGTCCGCAGTCGGCGCGGGTACCAAGGCCGGCGGCCCCAACTACCTGGTGGGCCTGGGTTCCTGGAAGGACGCCGAGGTGTCCGCCGCCGGCGCCCCGACCGCCGCGGCCCGTGGCCTCCTCGCGGCTGCCCGGTCCGCAGAGCTCGGCGCCGAGGACCTCGCGTGGCTCGAAGGCGCCCTCGCCTCCGACGCCGTCGCCTGGGGTTCCGAATTCGGCGCCGCTCGTGACGCCTCCGGCCTGACCGCCGAGCGCAACGTGTTCCGCTACCACGCCGTTCCGGCCACGATCCGCTTCGAGGCCGACGCTTCGGGCCGGGGTCTGGCGGAGCTGCTCCGCGTCGCCGCGGCCGCTGCAACCGCCTGGAGCGGACGCACTCCGGAGGGCACCGTGGTGAGCACCGCGGAGAAGCTGCCGGCCGCCGTCGTGCAGGCGCTGAGCGCTGCCGGCATGCCGGCCATCGTGGAGGACGACGCCGCGTGGGCCGCCCGCGTCGGCCGTCTCGCCGCGAAGAACGGTCCGGAGTCCTCGGTCCGCATCCGTCTGATCGGCGCCCCGGTGCTGCCGACCGCCGAGGCCGCCGACGGCAAGCCGGACGTCGCGATCTACGCGAACGACGTCGTCGCCGCGGGCCGTGTGGAGCTGCTGACCTTCCTCAAGGAACAGGCCGTCTCCATCACCGCGCACCGCTTCGGCACGCCGAACCACCTCTCGGACGCGCTGATCTGA
- a CDS encoding CsbD family protein — translation MSFIDKAKNAADQAVGKAKEVIGEATDNHKLEAEGKLQQAKGDVKQAGEDVKDAFKGK, via the coding sequence ATGAGTTTCATCGACAAGGCCAAGAACGCTGCCGATCAGGCGGTCGGCAAGGCCAAGGAAGTCATCGGCGAGGCGACGGACAACCACAAGCTGGAGGCTGAAGGCAAGCTTCAGCAGGCGAAGGGTGACGTCAAGCAGGCCGGCGAGGACGTCAAGGACGCCTTCAAGGGCAAGTGA
- a CDS encoding ABC transporter substrate-binding protein — MSSARSTAAAAVVLLASVSVGLSACSDPGANAAGNKDASPAPSATVSGKVFNLTPQQDRFPVTADPAAAALVPDAVKADGKLTVAVSPFAAPLAVYANDDKTPVGNEVDIAFAVAEKLGLKAEVVPTTWENWPLGVASGKYEAVISNVTVTEERKEKFDFASYRSDKLGFYAKSNSSISSIEKPADVAGKKIIVGSGTNQESILLAWDAENKKNGLAPVQFQYYDDDSASSLALQSGRADLTLGPNATAAYKAAKNGQTKLVGLLDGGWPLKANIAVGTKKGNGFAKAAQAALNDLIKDGTYGKILDRWGLKEEGIPTSELNPPGLPKK, encoded by the coding sequence ATGAGCTCTGCAAGATCAACCGCTGCGGCCGCCGTCGTCCTCCTCGCCAGCGTTTCCGTGGGGCTCAGCGCCTGCTCAGACCCCGGCGCGAACGCCGCCGGGAACAAGGACGCGTCGCCGGCACCTTCCGCCACCGTCTCCGGCAAGGTCTTCAACCTCACGCCGCAGCAGGACCGCTTCCCCGTCACCGCCGATCCCGCGGCCGCCGCCCTCGTCCCGGACGCCGTGAAAGCGGATGGAAAGCTGACCGTCGCGGTCAGCCCCTTCGCGGCGCCGCTGGCCGTCTACGCCAACGACGACAAGACCCCCGTGGGCAACGAGGTGGACATCGCCTTCGCCGTCGCGGAGAAACTCGGCCTCAAAGCGGAGGTCGTCCCCACCACCTGGGAGAACTGGCCCCTCGGCGTCGCCTCGGGCAAGTACGAGGCCGTCATCTCCAACGTCACCGTGACCGAGGAGCGCAAGGAGAAGTTCGACTTCGCCAGCTACCGCAGCGACAAGCTCGGCTTCTACGCCAAGAGCAACAGCTCCATCAGCTCGATCGAGAAGCCGGCCGACGTGGCGGGCAAGAAGATCATCGTGGGCTCCGGCACCAACCAGGAGTCGATCCTGCTGGCGTGGGACGCCGAGAACAAGAAGAACGGCCTGGCCCCCGTCCAGTTCCAGTACTACGACGACGACTCGGCCTCCTCGCTGGCCCTCCAGTCCGGCCGCGCGGACCTCACCCTCGGTCCCAACGCGACCGCCGCTTACAAGGCGGCCAAGAACGGTCAGACGAAGCTCGTGGGGCTCCTCGACGGCGGCTGGCCGCTGAAGGCGAACATCGCGGTCGGCACCAAGAAGGGAAATGGCTTCGCCAAGGCCGCGCAGGCCGCCCTGAACGACCTCATCAAGGACGGCACCTACGGCAAGATCCTGGACCGCTGGGGCCTGAAGGAGGAGGGCATCCCCACCTCCGAACTGAACCCGCCGGGCCTGCCGAAGAAGTAG
- a CDS encoding (2Fe-2S)-binding protein, with protein sequence MSALDDAVRFTFDGRDLTAAPGQTVGAALVTNGVTAWRGTRKEGRPRGLFCGIGVCFDCLVTVDGVSNQRACLVDLCDGMDVRGSLADDASDSADSLDSAGALDSAEETR encoded by the coding sequence ATGAGCGCTCTGGACGACGCCGTCCGCTTCACCTTCGACGGCCGGGACCTCACCGCCGCTCCCGGCCAGACCGTCGGCGCGGCCCTCGTCACGAACGGCGTCACCGCCTGGCGCGGGACCCGGAAGGAAGGCCGGCCGCGCGGCCTGTTCTGCGGTATCGGCGTCTGCTTCGACTGCCTCGTGACCGTGGACGGCGTGAGCAATCAGCGGGCGTGCCTCGTGGACCTGTGCGACGGCATGGACGTGCGCGGGAGTCTCGCGGACGACGCCTCGGACAGCGCTGACTCCCTGGACAGCGCCGGCGCCCTAGACAGCGCGGAGGAGACCCGATGA